In Phragmites australis chromosome 18, lpPhrAust1.1, whole genome shotgun sequence, the genomic window AGACGAGAAGATTGAAAGACGATGATGGATAAtaaaagtgagtaaattatttaaattttagatggGAAGAGGGTAAGAATAGAGACAGAACACTTGCTGCGAATTGATAAGAGCCTATGCCAATTCAAGTAGCCTATGTCTTATGGCTGCACCTTGTGAAATGCAGGCCTGGAATCACAAGATTACCAATCCATTTCAGAGAGTCCGAAAGATGTTAATAACTCAGTAAGACTGCATTATCACTCGACAAATGTCAAAAACTTATAACCAGATCGATATTGAGTTCCTCCTGGGTGGATGTATGCAAAAACATCTAGCAAAGTTGACAGACACATCATCGAAACATTATACCGAGTTGCTGATCGGAGAGAGTCTAGGACTTGGGCTGATCATCTATGACAGGTTTTTCTTGCGCCGTCTGAGCTTCAGCTGCGGCGTGTCGCCACTGCCACTGCCAGCCTTCACCACGGCCAGCTTGTCctcgctcgccgccgcctccgtcatTGTCATTGTCGTGGCCGGAGCAGCCTCCTTGGTGCTGCAAATTTGCGGCCTCACGGCGAGGGGGAAGGGGAACCTGCTCTTGCCGGCACTCCGGCTGCGGCCCAGCCGCTCGATGTCCTCCCTCATGGCGGAGCACTCCTTCTCCAGCTCGGCCACCCGCTGCTTCATGCTGTCCATGCCTTCCCGCAGCGTCTGGTTCTCCCTGGCGCCCAGGGGCCAGCCGGCAGCACGGTGGTGCTCGCCGGAGATGGGCAGGCCGAGCTGCCTGGAGCCGCCCTCGAGGGGCTCAGACACCATGAGGCATTCGGCGATGGAGCTCCGCAACTGAAGTTGCTCGAAGAAGAGCACCTGCACGATGACACGGAGCGGGAGCCGCTCGTTCTGGGCCGCGTGGGTGCAGGCCTCCAGGGAGAGCTTCTGGCAGTCCATCACTCGGCAGAGCTCTTCCTTCTCTGATTCCGACAGGTGAGGATGCGTCTACGTACAAAATCAAAgtgaattatgaacaattaAACATCAACGAGATCAAATTGACGCAAGAAGATGACACATCAAAATATTACTAATTATATATAGCTAGCTTGACAGCTTCATCGATGCAGATGGAAAACTAGTAGCAgtcaacatgaatgcaagtaTCAGCAATACAAAGCGCTAAGCAATTTTTAGATACATGCAAGCTAAAGCAATGTCCTAGGTACAACGAAAAATGCAATGACAATATCATAATATGACTGGTGATAACATAATAGTTATATATAGTCGATCAATGGGACACACAACAGTATGAGTAAGCACCATCTTGGATTCTTGGTGCCACAAAGCTAATAGATTAATTGAACCTATACAATTAGTTCGACAGAGAAGGGCTTCCGGAactgtggagagtgagaacagcTATCCACCAAATTCTTTTAAAAGCAATGATACTAATATTGAAGGATATGAAAGAACTGAgaaacacatatacatacagtaCATGGATTGAAAACAATAATTAACACGCTTTGTTTCCTCAAGAATGTGAGAATGTTCACATACAAGAGTATTACTGTGTTCACGAAAAGAAAGAGCAGAAATAAAATAGTATACCTTGAGATATATGTCAATAGCACGATAAAGTCCGTCATCTATTGGACGGGCATAATCTGGTATAGCAGCAGCCAAAGACCGGAACTTTGGCAGCTTCAAGTACGCGTCTGGTGCAACTTCAGCTAGGTAACCATCAATCAACTTAGAAACCACAGTAATCGGCATTAAAGATGGTGAAGCTAACATTTGCCCATCTTCACCAAGGCCAGGGGAAGTCCCACCAGTTTCTTGATCCATTGCCAGAAAATGGTCAACAATCCTCTGGACACAGTCCACATCATAGAGTGTTTCTACAGACACAGAGATGTTTGGTATCAAAAGATCCTCCAGAGTGGCCTTGTCAAGCTGCATACCTATCCGCCTCTCCAAGTTGGATACACATGAGGAGCTAGCTTTCAGGATGATTGCTGTGCGCAGAAGGCCAAACAGTAGCTTGCAAGATGTGACGCCCCTTTGAAAAGGTAGCAGTCTATCAATCTCCTCAAGAAGATACTTCTGTTCCTCTTCAGAAGGGATGGCTGTTAAAGTTGTCATTGAAAGACAGTTGCTGACATCACTGATGCTTTTACGCCGATTCAAACCAGGCAAACGCCTTTTGGCATAATGGTTAAGGGATCCAACGATAATGTCCTGACTGATGCCCCGATATTCCATGGCTGAAATGAGCTTTTTGTATAACGGAAGGCTTAAAGATGAGACATCATCGTACCACCAATCTGGGCTGCTATTTCTTGGCCTTGCTCCTGTGCTAATACCATTCCACAAGAGGCTTCCTCCAGGACTCTGCATGGGACCTCCATACTGGGCTACTGGCCAGCCAAATAAATCCGGATCACTACATGATTTAGTTGCAATCGAGTCGACACACCTCTTTACAATTTGCAATCTTTCAGCAATATCAAGGACGTCGTCACAAGTTTGAAGGGCCTTGATCGTGTCTTTCCAGCTCCTGAAGACTGTTTGGGTAAGGAAGTTCTCTGTCTGAGGAATCAAATTCCCCTCGGCCATCTCTTCTGTCATTTTGAGATAATCAGCAGCACAACGAAGGTGTACAACATTGGAGGAAGTCATTTCAAACTTTACACCATAGCAGAACTTAGCAGCTAGTTCAAAAGCCTTGGCTCCCCCAGGAATATCAGATAGATCAATGACACAACTATCTTCTCCCTTATCGATTTTCTCTCTGATACGCCTCTCCAAAAGACCACTCTTTGATAATAGAGGAAACTGCACATATAAGTATGAATTGCATGTTAGTTCGTTTACAGATATGTACGTCTCCTTTTTCCTCTCCAAAGCACAGTAAGTATATTTGGTACCAGAGTTAGCCCCCCAATTCAAAGAAAAGAGTAAACCAGTTGCATAATACCAACGCAAAATGGTGGGAAACAGAGGAACTTGTATGAATCATTCTTGTGAAAACTTTACCATGTGGAGATGGAACGACTGCTCCCCAACTACCACAGTTATATCACTGGGAAGACCAGACGTGCAATACCTGCATAATGAACATACCTATTATCAGTAAGCTTCTCCTTTCAACAACTCAATTTCTAGTAAAAGAACTTCAGATTTTACCAAGATTAGTCGGCtattttagagagagagagagagagagagagagagagagagagagagagggagaaaagaaCTTCGGATTTTACCAATAGAGGGCTAAAAACATCTAAAAATATGGTTGATCAATTTTTATACATCAGTACAAATATTCTGTTCTAAGTAAGAGATTTGTCCACCGAAAGATAGTCCTTAAAGGCTTAGGCCTTGCACTAGCTACTACAAAAAGTTATCTCAAGTAGCAGACTTGCAGTAGTGTATTTACATACTGCAGGACCAGTATCTGGCACAGAGTGCTCACTATAACTGTGGTGAGAATGCAGCTCGCTAAGGAATAAATTTGGTCATTTAGTGATCACCATGTGTGCCATTAAAAGTATGAACATATACGAGCCCCAAAAGTCAAGGAAAATAATAATGCACATGAAAGGGGACATCTCTGTAAATACTAAATCTAGGACAAGATTTCTCCACTGTACACATCTGATATACCCAGCAATGCCTTCACCCTAATAACTTCCAAAGCAGTACTACAAAATGTAGGCCTCCACAAATAGGTCAAGTTGTGCATAATATAATGCATCGAAATGACAATCTTAGCGTATGTATACTAACAGGCAAAATATAGTACATTAACAGGCTGTCTTTTGCAGATTGGTAGCAAGGCCGTCCAGAAAGGTGTATCAGCTAAAAACAAACTAAAAAGTCGCAGCCTTATAGCTGGCTCCCATTTCTTGATTAGATCCCTCCATCCATCAGAAATTGGTTAGCATATTATAATCAGAGCCCCAgatgaagccaacaacaagaGGTTTGGAAGTGGATGCACCGTTGCTTctgtatgcatgcatggcacCTTCCATTATGCCTAATAGCATATATTATAGTAGTCTATGGGGTGGTACTATAATAATTGCATCAACAAGTAAGTCAATTAAGCATAACACAAATTAGAAGGTGAGCCAACTTTTAGAGGGTAGAACTGCCTAAAAATGCATAATTGTGCAGATTAGGCGTGACAAGGCAACATGGTGGGTAAAGCGTGGAGCTGTGCGTACCATTCTTGTCCTTGCTTCCTGAACACATCAGCTCTCGATCCCAGCTTCAGGCAGGCCATCTCGGAGCAGCTGCTTCCAAGGCCAAGGACGATTGAGAGAACACTACATCAATGAGCCGTTCGGTTCCTTCAGATCAAAGGCTGGAAGATTCCAGCTTTTCTGCACGCGCTTGAACCAAACCCTCAAgaaacttcttcttttttgaagaaaaaaacacAACTTTCCCCCACAAAAAGAGACTCAATCCAGTCGAGAGGCCTTGGAGGAGTGAAGAACAGGGATCATCAGAAGGCGACGCTGAAGATCCGCCAGATTACACGGAATAGCCACACGAAGTTGCACATCTACAGGCAAGAGCTCCTGATCCACAAAAACCACTGAAAACTTCGGAAATTTGCACGCAAAAAAGAAACCTTTCGGAAGGGAACGAGAGGGGGAGTAAAACTAGTACCTGAACCCCAGGGATTTCTTCAGACCATCTCCGTCCCAAGAACCCCGTCCCCTTACAagccctcgccgccggcgtTAATTCACCCGCCAAGATCCAAACTTTACGCGGGAAACCAAGAACCCGGCGGCCCCTAAACCCCACTCAGAGTAAGGAGAAGAAGGAAGCCCCTGGAGCCAAGAAGAACCCGT contains:
- the LOC133898864 gene encoding BTB/POZ domain-containing protein At1g30440-like, which translates into the protein MACLKLGSRADVFRKQGQEWYCTSGLPSDITVVVGEQSFHLHMFPLLSKSGLLERRIREKIDKGEDSCVIDLSDIPGGAKAFELAAKFCYGVKFEMTSSNVVHLRCAADYLKMTEEMAEGNLIPQTENFLTQTVFRSWKDTIKALQTCDDVLDIAERLQIVKRCVDSIATKSCSDPDLFGWPVAQYGGPMQSPGGSLLWNGISTGARPRNSSPDWWYDDVSSLSLPLYKKLISAMEYRGISQDIIVGSLNHYAKRRLPGLNRRKSISDVSNCLSMTTLTAIPSEEEQKYLLEEIDRLLPFQRGVTSCKLLFGLLRTAIILKASSSCVSNLERRIGMQLDKATLEDLLIPNISVSVETLYDVDCVQRIVDHFLAMDQETGGTSPGLGEDGQMLASPSLMPITVVSKLIDGYLAEVAPDAYLKLPKFRSLAAAIPDYARPIDDGLYRAIDIYLKTHPHLSESEKEELCRVMDCQKLSLEACTHAAQNERLPLRVIVQVLFFEQLQLRSSIAECLMVSEPLEGGSRQLGLPISGEHHRAAGWPLGARENQTLREGMDSMKQRVAELEKECSAMREDIERLGRSRSAGKSRFPFPLAVRPQICSTKEAAPATTMTMTEAAASEDKLAVVKAGSGSGDTPQLKLRRRKKNLS